A portion of the Ricinus communis isolate WT05 ecotype wild-type chromosome 10, ASM1957865v1, whole genome shotgun sequence genome contains these proteins:
- the LOC8284260 gene encoding uncharacterized protein LOC8284260, translating into MASSATSSSSFSPASDPKLDLVRKVRSHEVALAELNNLSSSRGVYQKNGNLFFRTTIQKATASEQKQLDSAKANLGKLNSL; encoded by the exons atGGCGAGTTCTGCTACCTCCTCTTCCTCCTTCTCCCCTGCTTCAGACCCCAAACTCGATCTCGTCAGAAAG GTTAGAAGCCATGAAGTTGCGTTAGCAGAGCTCAATAATCTTTCATCCTCTAGG GGTGTCTATCAGAAAAATGGGAACCTTTTCTTCCGTACAACTATTCAAAAAGCAACAGCATCTGAACAGA AGCAGCTTGATTCAGCTAAAGCCAATCTGGGAAAGCTAAATTCTCTTTGA
- the LOC8284259 gene encoding uncharacterized protein LOC8284259, with the protein MGQLLGKFQGKQWRERQIRVITDKVYNRIKNQSGRANLSFEDLYIAVLLIYNDINKRLPGPHFDPPSKDQVRAMMQDCDLNFDGEIDHEEFVRFIRKLTADTFIVVSQGLMITLVVAPTVAMATKKATEGVPGVGKVVQKLPTSIYASLVTLAIVWFQTSGQEID; encoded by the exons ATGGGCCAGCTCCTTGGCAAATTTCAGG GAAAGCAATGGAGGGAAAGGCAGATAAGAGTGATAACTGACAAGGTTTATAACCGCATCAAGAACCAATCTGGAAGGGCTAATCTGTCCTTTGAAGATCTATACATTGCTGTCCTACTTATATACAA TGACATCAATAAGCGCTTGCCTGGCCCTCATTTTGATCCACCTTCTAAAGATCAAGTCAGAGCCATGATGCAG GACTGTGATCTCAACTTCGATGGGGAAATTGACCATGAAGAATTTGTGAGGTTTATTCGGAAGCTAACAGCAGACACATTCATTGTTGTTAGTCAAGGACTGATGATCACTTTGGTTGTAGCACCCACCGTTGCAATGGCAACAAAGAAAGCTACCGAGGGTGTCCCAGGTGTTGGAAAGGTGGTGCAAAAACTACCCACTTCAATTTATGCATCCCTTGTCACTCTTGCAATCGTATGGTTCCAAACTTCCGGCCAGGAGATTGACTAG
- the LOC8284258 gene encoding rhoGEF domain-containing protein gxcH: protein MKKEEENRGGLDLRGINEAEIASYIRNKKELQFRTVLWELLNGDHSNQNPTKKSSSRPKKKIAALPPKKPNFKDNKKKTSVKSSKVNYDALKKILDDDDEHQCTGGAGDANSNSNNNTTTGDQFHDHNRQEDDGYRYTDVDHDDFEF from the coding sequence atgaagaaggaggaggaAAATAGGGGTGGATTAGATCTGAGGGGCATAAATGAGGCAGAGATAGCTAGTTACATTCGCAACAAGAAGGAATTACAATTTAGAACGGTTTTGTGGGAGTTATTGAATGGTGATCACTCCAATCAAAACCCAACTAAAAAATCTTCTTCTAGGCCGAAGAAGAAAATAGCTGCTCTTCCTCCCAAGAAACCTAATTTTAAAGACAACAAAAAGAAGACATCTGTAAAGAGTAGTAAGGTTAACTATGATGCCTTGAAGAAAATCctggatgatgatgatgagcaCCAATGTACTGGAGGCGCTGGCGATGCCAAtagtaatagtaataataatactacTACTGGAGACCAATTTCACGATCACAATCGCCAAGAGGATGATGGTTACAGATATACTGATGTCGACCATGatgattttgaattttaa
- the LOC8284257 gene encoding F-box/kelch-repeat protein SKIP25: protein MESIRKHSKESMKQSSTTEDDTLLPGLPNDLAILCLASVPCTLLLSVCRAWRRLLYSSCFRQPFFSLFALLSPSPYDPTNNNNTTNSIKFCSLDPLSSEWLTLPNPSIDPPLHLLHHHPSFLSRNLPIQSLTVSNHLVLIAGATHRLVPALSRPLLFHPQSNRWFFGPPFTTPRRWCATGSVNNTVYLASGVGLQYNGDVARSMEKWDMKDNKTKWKWEKLGSLKDGRFSREAVEAVGWKGKLCMVNVKGNAPKDGWVYNVDEGKWENMPLGMLAGWTGPAAATMDEQVMYVVDEVQGKLSEYDGENDSWKKIIELPILKGATQITAGRRRVCVVCGDREKIAVVDAVATPARVWMVDPPSGHQVVALHILPRLSKHD, encoded by the coding sequence ATGGAATCTATCCGAAAGCATAGCAAAGAGAGTATGAAACAGTCCTCTACTACTGAAGACGATACCTTACTGCCAGGCCTCCCTAACGACCTTGCCATACTCTGCCTCGCTTCTGTTCCTTGTACTCTTCTCCTCTCCGTTTGCCGTGCATGGCGGCGACTCCTCTACTCTTCCTGCTTCCGTCAACCCTTCTTCTCCCTTTTTGCCCTCCTTTCTCCATCACCGTATGATCCAACAAACAATAACAATACGACCAATTCAATTAAGTTTTGCTCATTAGACCCTTTATCTTCAGAGTGGCTTACGCTCCCTAATCCTTCAATTGACCCTCCACTTCACCTTCTCCATCATCATCCATCGTTCTTGTCAAGAAACCTCCCTATCCAATCTTTAACAGTCTCTAATCATCTAGTACTTATTGCCGGCGCTACTCACCGTCTTGTTCCTGCACTTTCTCGGCCATTACTCTTCCATCCACAGTCTAACCGTTGGTTCTTTGGTCCTCCATTCACCACCCCCCGCCGCTGGTGCGCCACCGGCTCAGTTAACAACACGGTTTACTTAGCCAGTGGAGTTGGGTTACAGTACAATGGAGATGTAGCAAGGTCAATGGAAAAATGGGATATGAAAGATAATAAAACGAAATGGAAATGGGAAAAACTGGGATCATTAAAAGATGGAAGATTTAGCAGAGAAGCTGTTGAAGCGGTAGGATGGAAAGGGAAGCTTTGCATGGTTAATGTTAAAGGAAATGCACCAAAAGATGGATGGGTTTACAATGTTGATGAAGGAAAATGGGAGAACATGCCTCTAGGAATGCTTGCCGGATGGACAGGACCTGCGGCGGCGACAATGGATGAACAGGTGATGTACGTAGTGGATGAAGTGCAGGGGAAGTTGAGTGAGTATGACGGTGAAAATGATTCTTGGAAGAAGATTATCGAGTTGCCTATTCTAAAGGGTGCCACTCAGATAACTGCTGGAAGACGAAGAGTTTGTGTTGTCTGCGGTGATAGAGAAAAGATTGCGGTGGTTGATGCGGTGGCTACTCCTGCTAGAGTTTGGATGGTGGACCCACCGTCCGGACATCAGGTGGTAGCTCTACATATATTGCCAAGATTGAGCAAGCATGATTAA
- the LOC8284311 gene encoding mechanosensitive ion channel protein 10, translated as MEVQNQENQKPNTDQVVLFMDQPTPKLKDSQPPQADSTTTTTGTKTLRRLKLSKPKSRFAEFKYPPSTKTIPESDEFQPVTSHESYTDEEEDDDDEWFENMGEDDDEDEHSKYRKRRKRKINKRALIEFILFLIIMTCLICSLTLESFNNKVKWGIKIWKWCLLILVLFCGRLVSGWVVGFLVFLIERNFMLREKVLYFVYGLRKSFQNCAWLGLALVAWMIMFHDVHKHNKILKKAFRFLIAVLIGATIWLLKIVLVKVLASSFHVATFFDRMKESVFHHYILDTLSGPPLDEDERETPHPRGLRHSRTLPARLKDRPVASLTPSRSKKYGPGKIDMERLKKLSLNSRATAWSVKRLVSVIMSSGLSTISRTVDDFGNGKSEISSEWEARSCAQRIFKHVAKTGAKYIEEEDLLRFLKREEVHTIFPLLEGALETGKITKSSFRNWVVHAYVERKALAHSLNDTKTAVQQLHKLASAIVTVLIIVISLLVMGLATTKIVLVVTSQLLLVGFMFQNTCKTIFESIIFVFVMHPFDVGDRCVVDGVQMIVEEMNILSTVFLRYDMEKIYYPNSVLLTKPISNFRRSPDMGDSIDFTIDVSTTVDDFNALKKAIQTYIESKPKHWSPKHTLLVKEIENVDKMKLTLCVQHTMNHQNYGEKSSRRSELVFELKKIFENLGIRYHLLPQQIHLTQVNMGRIS; from the exons CACAACCACCACTACAGGAACCAAAACTCTTCGCCGCCTCAAGTTGTCAAAACCCAAATCACGTTTCGCCGAATTCAAGTACCCTCCCTCTACAAAAACCATACCTGAATCGGACGAATTCCAACCAGTAACCTCGCACGAAAGTTATACAgacgaagaagaagatgatgacgATGAATGGTTTGAAAACATGGGAGAAGATGACGATGAAGACGAACATTCCAAGTAtcgaaaaagaaggaaaagaaagatcaACAAGAGAGCCTTAATAGAGTTCATATTGTTTCTCATCATAATGACTTGCTTGATATGTTCTTTAACTCTCGAATCATTCAACAACAAGGTGAAATGGGGGATAAAGATATGGAAATGGTGTCTTCTGATCTTGGTTCTCTTCTGTGGCCGTCTTGTTTCTGGTTGGGTAGTAGGGtttcttgttttcttaatAGAAAGAAACTTCATGCTCAGAGAGAAAGTACTATATTTCGTTTATGGATTAAGGAAAAGCTTTCAAAACTGTGCATGGTTAGGTTTAGCCTTAGTTGCGTGGATGATCATGTTCCATGACGTCCATAAACACAACAAGATTTTGAAGAAAGCATTTAGATTCTTAATAGCTGTTCTTATTGGAGCTACCATATGGTTGCTAAAGATCGTTCTTGTTAAAGTTCTTGCTTCATCTTTTCATGTAGCCACTTTCTTTGATAGAATGAAAGAAAGTGTGTTCCATCATTACATTCTCGACACTCTCTCCGGTCCTCCATTAGACGAGGATGAGAGAGAAACACCCCACCCGCGAGGTCTCCGGCATTCAAGGACACTGCCGGCGAGGCTGAAGGATAGGCCGGTGGCTTCTCTGACACCATCAAGATCGAAAAAGTATGGACCAGGGAAAATAGATATGGAAAGATTGAAGAAGCTGAGCTTGAATAGTAGAGCAACTGCATGGAGTGTGAAGAGATTAGTGAGTGTTATAATGTCGTCAGGGTTGTCTACAATTTCTAGAACAGTGGATGATTTTGGAAATGGGAAGTCGGAGATTAGCAGTGAATGGGAGGCTAGAAGCTGTGCTCAAAGGATTTTTAAGCACGTTGCTAAGACGGGTGCCAa GTACATAGAAGAGGAAGACTTACTCAGATTCTTAAAGAGAGAGGAGGTGCATACCatatttcctcttcttgaaGGAGCTCTTGAGACTGGAAAAATCACAAAATCTTCTTTTAGAAATTGGGTG GTACATGCTTATGTTGAGAGGAAAGCATTAGCCCATTCCTTGAATGATACGAAGACAGCAGTCCAGCAACTTCACAAGCTAGCAAGTGCAATAGTAACAGTTCTTATAATCGTAATCTCCCTTCTGGTAATGGGATTGGCAACCACCAAAATTGTTTTAGTTGTCACTTCTCAGCTACTGCTCGTTGGTTTCATGTTCCAAAACACTTGCAAAACCATCTTCGAATCCATCATTTTCGTCTTCGTTATGCATCCTTTTGATGTGGGCGATCGCTGCGTCGTTGATGGCGTACAG ATGATTGTGGAAGAAATGAACATTTTATCAACTGTGTTCTTGAGATACGACATGGAGAAGATTTACTATCCGAATTCGGTTCTCCTCACAAAGCCCATAAGTAATTTCAGAAGAAGTCCAGACATGGGTGACTCAATCGATTTTACGATTGATGTTTCTACCACAGTCGATGATTTTAATGCTCTTAAAAAGGCTATACAAAC GTACATAGAGAGCAAGCCAAAGCATTGGAGCCCAAAGCATACATTGCTAGTGAAAGAGATAGAGAATGTGGACAAGATGAAGCTGACATTATGTGTGCAGCACACAATGAACCACCAAAACTATGGAGAAAAGAGCAGTAGAAGATCAGAGCTTGTGTTTGAACTCAAGAAGATATTTGAGAATCTTGGTATAAGATATCATCTTCTTCCACAACAGATACATCTTACACAAGTCAATATGGGCAGGATAAGTTGA